The proteins below come from a single Myxococcales bacterium genomic window:
- the hisF gene encoding imidazole glycerol phosphate synthase subunit HisF, with protein MLRIRVIPCLLLRRQGLVKTVKFENAKYVGDPINTVRIYNEKEVDELVFLDVTATPDKKEPSYEIIREIATECFMPFAYGGGIKTFEQAEKIFAIGAEKVVLNTAAVENPTLVSRIADKFGSQAVVASIDAKKDFFGRYKVVTAGGRNATGRDVVEQAQLMEKMGAGEILLTSVDRDGTFEGYDVDLVKKVTRAVSVPVIACGGAGKLEHLPLPVKEGGAQAVACGSLFVYQGKHRAVLTNYPTRAELTRLFPDG; from the coding sequence ATGCTCCGAATACGCGTGATCCCTTGCCTGCTCTTGCGACGCCAAGGGCTCGTGAAGACCGTGAAGTTCGAGAACGCCAAGTACGTCGGCGATCCGATCAACACAGTGCGCATCTACAACGAGAAGGAAGTCGACGAGCTGGTGTTCCTCGACGTGACGGCGACTCCCGACAAGAAAGAGCCCTCGTACGAGATCATCCGCGAGATCGCCACCGAGTGCTTCATGCCGTTCGCGTACGGCGGCGGCATCAAGACCTTCGAGCAGGCCGAGAAGATCTTCGCGATCGGCGCCGAGAAGGTGGTCTTGAACACCGCCGCGGTCGAAAACCCCACGCTGGTCTCCCGCATCGCGGACAAGTTCGGCAGCCAGGCCGTGGTGGCTTCCATCGACGCGAAGAAGGACTTCTTCGGCCGCTATAAGGTCGTGACCGCCGGGGGGCGGAACGCGACCGGCAGAGACGTCGTGGAGCAGGCGCAGCTCATGGAGAAGATGGGCGCCGGCGAGATCCTGCTCACGTCGGTCGACCGAGACGGCACCTTCGAGGGTTACGACGTCGACCTCGTGAAGAAGGTCACCCGAGCGGTCTCGGTGCCCGTCATCGCGTGCGGCGGCGCCGGCAAGCTCGAGCATCTCCCGCTGCCGGTCAAAGAGGGGGGCGCGCAGGCTGTCGCGTGCGGCAGCCTCTTCGTCTACCAAGGCAAGCACCGCGCCGTGCTCACGAACTACCCCACGCGCGCCGAGCTCACGCGCCTCTTCCCCGACGGCTGA
- the hisH gene encoding imidazole glycerol phosphate synthase subunit HisH, with translation MLVIVDYEVGNIGSILNMLKFLQIPAVASRDPETLRGASRLLLPGVGAFDAGVSLLRKHDLIGVLDECVRERRVPVLGICLGMQLLTRGSEEGVLPGLGWIDAECRRFTKDRDPKGAMKVPHMGWNVAKPTTTERGLFKDMVQETRFYFVHSYHAVCVNPEDVAATTPYFGSFVSSVARDHVLGAQFHPEKSHRFGMKLLQNFVAFESARELAS, from the coding sequence ATGCTCGTCATCGTCGACTACGAGGTAGGCAACATCGGTTCGATCCTGAACATGTTGAAGTTCCTACAGATTCCAGCGGTGGCCAGCCGCGACCCGGAGACGCTGCGCGGCGCGTCGCGGCTCCTCCTGCCGGGTGTCGGCGCGTTCGACGCCGGCGTGAGCCTCCTGAGGAAGCACGACCTCATCGGCGTCCTCGACGAGTGCGTGCGCGAGCGCCGCGTCCCGGTGCTCGGCATCTGCCTCGGCATGCAGCTGCTCACGCGCGGCAGCGAGGAGGGAGTGCTGCCCGGCTTGGGGTGGATCGACGCCGAGTGCAGGCGCTTCACGAAGGACCGCGACCCCAAGGGTGCGATGAAGGTGCCTCACATGGGCTGGAACGTCGCGAAGCCCACGACGACCGAGCGCGGGCTCTTCAAGGACATGGTCCAGGAGACCCGCTTCTACTTCGTGCACTCGTACCACGCCGTGTGCGTGAACCCGGAAGACGTGGCGGCCACGACCCCCTACTTTGGGTCGTTCGTGTCGTCCGTCGCGCGGGACCACGTGCTCGGCGCGCAGTTCCACCCCGAGAAGAGCCACCGCTTCGGGATGAAGCTGCTGCAGAACTTCGTGGCGTTCGAGTCGGCGCGCGAGCTCGCGTCGTAG
- a CDS encoding FAD-dependent monooxygenase, protein MILLGRAQLSVGILGCGTAGSAAALLLERAGHRVTVYERVADPRPVGAGITLQPTGIHVLRRLGLKSDVSARGARIDRLRVVDARGKSLFDLRYRDVGERLYGLGVHRGVVFQSLFDEVRARAIDVRLGVAGEDLARAEAPATSVPGGPARPPPRRHWIVDDEGKRHGPHELILVCDGARSHFRDDTDLSKRIDVYPWGALWFVGEDPKRAYGHTLHQAVRGTRQMLGLLPTGTGPEGMTPLVSLFWSLRADRLSEWRAAGLEAWRRDALALCPQAEPVLLQIREPEQVLYSGYLDVRMERWNTRSVVYLGDAAHAMSPQLGQGCNLALWDALVLAETLAAHEDLPVALDAYSRERRPHLAFYQLATRWLTPLFQGDRPALGHLRDTFMPLLARVGITRKLMTLAMCGVLEGFAGGTVAEPGRTVKLLA, encoded by the coding sequence ATGATACTGCTCGGACGTGCGCAGCTGTCGGTGGGGATCCTCGGGTGCGGGACCGCGGGGAGCGCCGCGGCGCTCCTGCTCGAGCGCGCGGGCCACAGGGTCACCGTGTACGAGCGGGTCGCCGACCCGCGGCCCGTGGGGGCAGGCATCACGCTCCAGCCCACGGGGATCCATGTCTTGCGCCGACTCGGGCTCAAATCCGACGTCTCCGCGAGGGGCGCCCGCATCGATCGCCTCCGCGTCGTCGACGCGCGCGGCAAGTCGCTCTTCGACCTGCGCTACCGTGACGTGGGTGAGCGGCTCTACGGCCTCGGCGTTCACCGCGGCGTCGTCTTCCAGTCGCTCTTCGACGAGGTGCGAGCGCGCGCCATCGACGTTCGCCTCGGCGTCGCTGGCGAAGACCTCGCGCGCGCCGAGGCGCCGGCGACGAGCGTGCCCGGGGGGCCCGCCAGGCCTCCTCCGCGCCGCCACTGGATCGTCGACGACGAAGGGAAGCGACACGGCCCGCACGAGCTCATCCTCGTCTGCGACGGCGCGCGCTCTCACTTCCGCGACGACACCGACCTCTCGAAGCGCATCGACGTGTACCCGTGGGGGGCGCTTTGGTTCGTCGGGGAGGACCCGAAGCGCGCGTACGGGCACACTCTCCACCAGGCGGTGCGGGGCACCCGGCAGATGCTCGGGCTCCTGCCCACCGGGACGGGGCCCGAGGGCATGACGCCGCTCGTGAGCCTCTTCTGGAGCCTCCGGGCGGACAGGCTGAGCGAGTGGCGCGCCGCCGGCCTGGAGGCGTGGCGACGCGATGCCCTCGCGCTCTGCCCCCAGGCGGAGCCCGTGCTGCTCCAGATTCGTGAACCCGAACAGGTCCTCTACTCCGGCTACCTCGACGTCCGCATGGAGCGCTGGAACACGCGCAGCGTCGTGTACCTCGGCGACGCCGCGCACGCCATGAGCCCGCAGCTCGGCCAGGGCTGCAACCTCGCGCTGTGGGACGCGCTCGTCCTCGCCGAGACCCTCGCGGCGCACGAGGACCTGCCCGTCGCGCTCGATGCGTACTCGCGCGAGCGCCGCCCGCACCTCGCGTTCTACCAGCTCGCGACACGTTGGCTGACGCCCCTCTTCCAGGGCGACCGGCCGGCGCTGGGGCACCTGCGCGACACCTTCATGCCGCTGCTCGCGCGGGTGGGGATCACGCGGAAGCTCATGACCCTCGCGATGTGTGGTGTCCTCGAGGGCTTCGCCGGCGGAACGGTCGCGGAGCCGGGCAGGACGGTGAAGCTCCTGGCGTAG